Proteins from a single region of Segatella copri:
- the ruvX gene encoding Holliday junction resolvase RuvX: protein MRILSIDYGKKRTGLAVTDPLQIIANGLATVSTHELFTYIETYIQKEPVERIVIGKPMQPNGQPSENLARVENFYNRWRKAHPEIPIEYYDERFTSVLAHRAMIDGGVKKKVRKENKGLVDEISATIILQDYLQSRR, encoded by the coding sequence ATGCGAATTTTATCTATAGATTACGGTAAAAAACGTACCGGACTGGCTGTGACCGACCCATTGCAGATTATTGCCAATGGGTTGGCCACAGTTTCTACACATGAACTTTTCACTTATATCGAAACTTATATTCAGAAAGAACCGGTGGAGCGCATTGTTATCGGAAAACCGATGCAACCTAACGGGCAGCCAAGTGAAAACCTGGCAAGAGTAGAAAACTTCTACAACCGTTGGCGAAAGGCTCATCCTGAAATTCCAATTGAATATTATGACGAGAGATTTACATCAGTCCTGGCACATAGAGCCATGATAGATGGGGGTGTAAAGAAGAAGGTGAGAAAAGAAAATAAAGGATTGGTAGACGAGATAAGTGCTACCATCATATTACAGGATTATTTGCAATCAAGAAGATAA